Part of the Bacillota bacterium genome, CCATCAGGAATGCCGACAGCAGTGTCATCGATGAATCCGGCGCGACCCCTGGGGCTGCAATTGGGCCCCAATGGCCGCGGATTATGGTCGAATCTCAAGGAAAGGAGTGAAGATGATGTCGATCATCCCACAGCGGCCGGCGTTCGCTGGAGCCCGACGTCGTTCACTCGCTCTACTGGCGATCCTGGGTGTCTGTATCCTGGCCGCCCTGTCGGCTCAAAGCGGCCTCGGGCAATCAATTCCAGAACGAGCGATCTCCTGCGTGCATCTGACCTTGAGCGACGACCCGACCGTCGTCAACGTCACCTGGCGCTCGAATCAGGTCACGGAGGACGGCGTAGTCAAGGCCTGGCCGGCCCAACTCGGGGAGATGCCGGCCGACGAAGCACAGGTGGTCACCGCACAGGCGGTTCAGCACAGTTACAAATTCGCCCGTGAGACGGTGAACATCTACGACGCAACGCTCAAGGGACTGCGGCCGGACACGGTCTATAACTACATCGTGAACTGCGCGGGCGAGTCCAGTCCGGTGTACCAGCTGCAAACGGCGATCACCGACGTCGAGGCCGGGTATACCTTCGTGGTCATGGGCGACTGCCGGGGGAATTACGGCCTGTTCGGCAAGTTCATGCGCATGGCCCGCGAGGCTGGAGCCCGCTTCGTCCTCTTTACCGGGGACATGACAGACGGGGCCACCCAGGCCGAGTGGAACATGTGGTTCGAAGCGGCCGCCGACACCCTGCCGTACCTGCCGCTCATGCCGGTCTTCGGCAATCACGAGCGGGGTGCCCCCCGGACGTATTTCGAGCAGTTCGTCCTGCCGGGCACGGAGAAGTCCTACTCCTTCGATTACGGCATGGCTCATTTCGCCATTGTCTACGATGTGACCAACGCTGAACTC contains:
- a CDS encoding metallophosphoesterase family protein; its protein translation is MMSIIPQRPAFAGARRRSLALLAILGVCILAALSAQSGLGQSIPERAISCVHLTLSDDPTVVNVTWRSNQVTEDGVVKAWPAQLGEMPADEAQVVTAQAVQHSYKFARETVNIYDATLKGLRPDTVYNYIVNCAGESSPVYQLQTAITDVEAGYTFVVMGDCRGNYGLFGKFMRMAREAGARFVLFTGDMTDGATQAEWNMWFEAAADTLPYLPLMPVFGNHERGAPRTYFEQFVLPGTEKSYSFDYGMAHFAIVYDVTNAELEEEVPWLAKDLAGSDAVWKFLALHRPFYASSPEWDESQSPKDILLPVVENNGVSMVFSGHVHLYERSVPMLGGKPAKGGIVYQVTGGAGAPLYALGTSETTAKTIRTEHMIIYKITPRVLSATVVDSNGGILDEYTVTPRK